In one Umezawaea sp. Da 62-37 genomic region, the following are encoded:
- a CDS encoding helix-turn-helix domain-containing protein gives MRADARANRDRLLVVAGAVLAEQGVDASMRDIARKAEVGLATLLRHFPTRESLLEALLRTSFDELTARAAEVETTGSPQQALTGWLRDFVAFTTHHNGVVTSMVKAIEEPESALHASCVALRAAGARLLTRAQDADVARTDVDGADIFALVSAFAWLGDQPGHEARAKRLFDVVLGAVLTDRAV, from the coding sequence ATGAGGGCGGACGCCCGGGCCAATCGCGACCGCCTGCTCGTCGTGGCGGGCGCCGTCCTCGCCGAACAGGGCGTCGACGCGTCGATGCGCGACATCGCCCGCAAGGCCGAGGTCGGGCTGGCGACGCTGCTGCGGCACTTCCCGACGCGGGAATCACTGCTGGAGGCCCTGCTCCGCACGAGCTTCGACGAGCTGACGGCACGAGCGGCCGAGGTCGAGACCACCGGCTCGCCGCAGCAGGCGCTGACGGGATGGCTGCGCGACTTCGTCGCGTTCACGACGCACCACAACGGGGTGGTGACGTCGATGGTGAAGGCCATCGAAGAGCCGGAGTCCGCCCTCCATGCCTCCTGCGTCGCCCTGCGCGCGGCCGGGGCCCGGCTGCTCACCCGCGCCCAGGACGCGGACGTGGCGCGGACCGACGTCGATGGCGCGGACATCTTCGCGCTGGTGTCGGCGTTCGCCTGGCTCGGCGACCAACCGGGGCACGAAGCACGCGCCAAGCGGCTTTTCGACGTGGTGCTGGGCGCGGTCCTGACGGATCGGGCGGTCTGA
- a CDS encoding maleylpyruvate isomerase family mycothiol-dependent enzyme, which yields MSQLVDRTITALRSEHDVLADLVRSLTDDQLATPSGASEWTVAQAVSHLGSGAEIGLAPIARAAGETVAAEDNQAIWARWDASAPRAQVEGFLEHGGRWLDTVEALTPEQRSSLTVDLGFLPEPVPLATALGMRLSEVANHSWDVRVAFDPDAGVAADSAAVLLELLAGPLGFLLGFLGKPAELANPVSLAIPGGGLVIDDSVAVVDHLESPSATFNGPPEALVRLISGRLKAPYDTGVTVEGAVALDDLRRVFPGF from the coding sequence ATGAGTCAACTCGTGGACCGCACGATCACCGCCCTGCGCTCCGAGCACGACGTGCTCGCCGACCTCGTCCGCAGCCTCACCGACGACCAGTTGGCCACTCCCAGCGGTGCCTCGGAATGGACTGTCGCCCAGGCTGTCTCCCACCTCGGCAGCGGCGCGGAGATCGGCCTTGCGCCGATCGCGCGGGCAGCCGGGGAGACCGTGGCGGCCGAGGACAACCAGGCGATCTGGGCCCGTTGGGACGCGTCCGCGCCGCGAGCGCAGGTCGAGGGCTTCCTGGAGCACGGCGGCCGCTGGCTCGACACCGTCGAGGCGCTCACCCCCGAGCAGCGCTCGTCGCTGACCGTCGACCTCGGGTTCCTGCCGGAGCCGGTCCCGCTGGCGACCGCGCTGGGCATGCGGCTCAGCGAGGTGGCCAACCACTCGTGGGACGTGCGCGTGGCCTTCGACCCGGACGCCGGGGTGGCCGCCGACTCGGCCGCGGTGCTCCTCGAACTGCTGGCCGGGCCCTTGGGCTTCCTGCTGGGCTTCCTCGGCAAGCCCGCCGAGCTCGCGAACCCGGTGTCCCTCGCGATCCCCGGTGGCGGGTTGGTGATCGACGACTCGGTCGCCGTCGTGGACCACCTCGAGTCGCCTTCGGCGACGTTCAACGGGCCGCCGGAAGCGCTGGTCCGACTGATCAGCGGCCGTCTCAAGGCGCCGTACGACACCGGGGTCACCGTCGAGGGCGCCGTCGCGCTCGACGACTTGCGCCGCGTGTTCCCCGGCTTCTGA
- a CDS encoding NADP-dependent oxidoreductase: MPSQTMKAIRLHEFGGPEVLRYEEVPVPEAGPGEVLIRVHAVGLNPPDWYARDGMPGVPAELKPPIHLPLIPGTDVSGVVAAVADDVDAFAVGDEVFGMLRFPTALQSDAYAEYVTAPASDLARKPATVDHAQAAGLAMSGLTAWQFLIELGHDHASPFQEARHRPMALDSGRTVLVNGAAGGVGHLALQLAKWKGARVIAVASGAHETFLRDLGADEFIDYTKERPEEAVRDIDLVLDNVGGPRSRRFLRTLKRGGALYPVYFGEFDDEENTKLGVTVTATQVRANGAQLTELARLLEDGTIRVAIDSTFPLQDAQAAHKRAAEGHLRGKIVLTVA; this comes from the coding sequence GTGCCGTCACAGACCATGAAGGCGATCCGGCTGCACGAGTTCGGCGGCCCCGAAGTGCTGCGGTACGAAGAGGTTCCGGTTCCCGAGGCCGGGCCCGGCGAGGTGCTCATCCGCGTGCACGCGGTCGGCCTGAACCCTCCCGACTGGTACGCGCGGGATGGCATGCCCGGCGTGCCCGCCGAGCTGAAGCCCCCGATCCACCTGCCCCTGATCCCCGGCACCGACGTCTCGGGCGTCGTGGCGGCCGTCGCCGACGACGTCGACGCCTTCGCGGTCGGCGACGAGGTGTTCGGGATGCTGCGCTTCCCCACCGCCCTGCAGAGCGACGCCTACGCCGAGTACGTCACCGCGCCGGCGTCCGACCTCGCCCGCAAGCCCGCCACCGTCGACCACGCGCAGGCCGCGGGCCTGGCCATGTCGGGGCTGACCGCGTGGCAGTTCCTGATCGAACTCGGACACGACCACGCCTCGCCGTTCCAGGAGGCCCGACACCGCCCGATGGCCCTCGACAGCGGCAGGACGGTGCTCGTCAACGGCGCGGCGGGTGGCGTGGGACACCTCGCGCTCCAACTGGCCAAGTGGAAGGGCGCCCGCGTCATCGCCGTGGCCTCCGGCGCCCACGAGACCTTCCTGCGCGACCTCGGCGCCGACGAGTTCATCGACTACACCAAGGAACGGCCCGAGGAAGCCGTCCGCGACATCGATCTCGTCCTGGACAACGTCGGAGGTCCCCGCAGCCGGCGTTTCCTGCGCACCCTCAAGCGCGGCGGGGCCCTCTACCCGGTGTACTTCGGCGAGTTCGACGACGAGGAGAACACGAAGCTCGGCGTCACGGTCACCGCGACCCAGGTCCGCGCGAACGGCGCGCAGCTCACCGAACTCGCCCGGCTGCTCGAGGACGGCACGATCCGGGTGGCCATCGACAGCACCTTCCCGCTCCAGGACGCCCAAGCCGCGCACAAGCGGGCTGCCGAGGGGCACCTGCGGGGCAAGATCGTGCTGACGGTCGCCTGA
- a CDS encoding TetR/AcrR family transcriptional regulator C-terminal domain-containing protein — protein MARQGDVSDAGLLRLLWNPERPTGPRPGPKAQLTMEAIVRAGISVADDRDGPPLSMRLVGDRLGRTPMALYSYVDGKDTLLRLMYDAAHAEFAPPDGAEGVEQVQGWAVALTDLYASHHWLADLSWSRPVLGPHEQEVLESLLRRLRPFALTSTQDGTIASALLTLCRSTGRLIADARHAERATGMSDEQWWRAQSTAMAESAPDFADRFPLSARSGSAAPDEDPDDDPSQGYVERAARAQLKRTVRFLLNGAKADH, from the coding sequence ATGGCGAGGCAAGGCGACGTTTCCGATGCCGGACTGCTGCGGCTGCTCTGGAATCCCGAGCGGCCGACGGGTCCGCGTCCGGGCCCGAAGGCGCAGCTCACGATGGAGGCGATCGTGCGGGCGGGCATCTCGGTCGCCGACGACCGCGACGGGCCGCCGCTGTCGATGCGCCTGGTCGGCGACCGCCTTGGCCGCACGCCGATGGCGCTGTACTCCTACGTGGACGGGAAGGACACGCTCCTGCGGTTGATGTACGACGCCGCCCACGCCGAGTTCGCGCCGCCGGACGGCGCGGAGGGCGTGGAACAGGTCCAGGGCTGGGCGGTTGCCCTGACCGACCTGTACGCGAGCCACCACTGGCTCGCCGATCTCTCCTGGTCGCGACCCGTGCTCGGCCCGCACGAGCAGGAGGTGCTCGAATCACTGCTGCGGCGCCTGCGACCGTTCGCCTTGACGTCCACACAGGACGGAACCATCGCCTCGGCGCTGCTGACGCTGTGCCGGAGCACCGGACGCCTCATCGCCGATGCCCGGCACGCCGAGCGCGCCACCGGGATGAGCGACGAGCAGTGGTGGCGAGCCCAGTCGACGGCGATGGCCGAGTCCGCGCCCGACTTCGCCGACCGGTTCCCGCTGAGCGCGCGCTCCGGCTCCGCCGCCCCGGACGAGGACCCCGACGACGATCCTTCGCAGGGCTACGTGGAACGCGCCGCCCGCGCGCAGTTGAAGCGGACGGTGCGCTTCCTCCTCAACGGCGCCAAGGCCGATCACTGA
- a CDS encoding TetR/AcrR family transcriptional regulator C-terminal ligand-binding domain-containing protein — protein sequence MPDQAAASRPGGRSSRVLDAIYTSVGELVGEGVDKISFPVIAERAGVNPTTLYRRWDDVNALLEEVAVAALTRDGESVPDTGSLEQDLAQWADIIARDITRPERTRYLRAMVSARVEIVSACPVTETRCEQASEMVRRARERGETTPTVPQILDHVIAPLYHHVVFALPVDHGYARRLVGDVLAMVR from the coding sequence ATGCCCGACCAAGCAGCCGCGAGTCGTCCCGGAGGACGGAGCAGCCGGGTGCTGGACGCGATCTACACCTCGGTCGGCGAACTCGTGGGCGAGGGTGTCGACAAGATCAGCTTTCCCGTCATCGCCGAGCGGGCCGGGGTCAACCCGACGACGCTCTACCGGCGCTGGGACGACGTGAACGCGCTTCTGGAGGAAGTGGCGGTCGCCGCCCTGACGCGGGACGGCGAGTCGGTTCCCGACACCGGCTCGCTCGAACAGGACCTGGCGCAGTGGGCGGACATCATCGCCCGCGACATCACCCGTCCCGAGCGGACCCGGTACCTGCGCGCGATGGTGTCGGCACGCGTCGAGATCGTCTCGGCCTGCCCGGTCACGGAGACGCGGTGCGAGCAGGCGTCGGAGATGGTGCGGCGCGCCCGTGAACGCGGGGAGACGACACCGACGGTCCCGCAGATCCTCGACCACGTCATCGCACCGCTGTACCACCACGTCGTGTTCGCGCTACCGGTCGACCACGGGTACGCCCGACGGCTGGTCGGCGACGTGCTGGCCATGGTGCGCTGA
- a CDS encoding lysoplasmalogenase: MIRVRATLSADPAVLAAGALFAVLSVGHLVAQLVGAGGTARITQCLLMPVLAAVVWFATAGAPRARLVRLVLVALAFSWLGDSVPALFSGDARFLVMVGLFLCAQVVYAVAFWPSRRRSVLRRPALVWYVLAFGALLVSCAPGAGGLLVPVIGYGLCLALMAVLATGVNRLVAVGGALFFVSDGLIALDAFAKWYDPPVPGFWVMLTYLSAQALIAAGVSRASRNRSPSVV, translated from the coding sequence ATGATCAGGGTCCGTGCCACGTTGTCCGCCGACCCCGCTGTGCTGGCGGCTGGTGCGCTGTTCGCCGTCCTCTCGGTCGGTCACCTCGTCGCCCAGCTCGTCGGTGCGGGCGGAACCGCCAGGATCACCCAGTGCCTGCTGATGCCGGTGCTCGCCGCGGTCGTCTGGTTCGCGACCGCCGGAGCGCCACGGGCGCGGTTGGTGCGCCTGGTGCTGGTGGCGCTTGCGTTCTCGTGGCTGGGTGACAGCGTTCCGGCGCTGTTCTCCGGTGACGCCCGGTTCCTGGTCATGGTGGGCTTGTTCCTCTGCGCCCAAGTCGTCTACGCGGTGGCGTTCTGGCCTTCACGGCGGCGTTCGGTGCTGCGAAGGCCCGCGCTGGTCTGGTACGTGCTCGCGTTCGGCGCCCTGTTGGTCAGCTGTGCGCCGGGCGCGGGCGGCCTGCTCGTCCCGGTGATCGGCTACGGCTTGTGCCTGGCGCTGATGGCCGTGCTGGCGACCGGCGTCAACCGGCTGGTGGCGGTCGGCGGTGCGCTGTTCTTCGTCTCCGACGGACTGATCGCCCTGGACGCCTTCGCCAAGTGGTACGACCCGCCGGTACCGGGTTTCTGGGTGATGCTGACCTACCTGTCCGCTCAGGCGCTGATCGCTGCCGGTGTGTCGCGCGCAAGCAGGAACCGGAGCCCGAGCGTGGTGTGA
- a CDS encoding TetR family transcriptional regulator → MGLREEKKAATRAALSDIATGLFAERGFDAVTVAEVAAAARVSVNTAFNYFPTKEDLFFDRQDAVVDRLAAAVRTGGIEGVRDAFLAELRRDEPTLALSDRATRFWAVVDGSPALQARLRHIGELAEQALAEALVDDPMPRITAAVLAGVDRALHDEIRRRTLAGEPPADIRSAVGDLTERAYDRVLDGLRTR, encoded by the coding sequence GTGGGACTCCGGGAAGAGAAGAAGGCCGCGACACGGGCGGCGCTCAGCGACATCGCGACGGGCCTGTTCGCCGAACGCGGCTTCGACGCCGTGACGGTGGCCGAGGTCGCCGCGGCGGCACGGGTGTCGGTCAACACCGCGTTCAACTACTTCCCCACCAAGGAGGACCTGTTCTTCGACCGGCAGGACGCCGTGGTCGACCGGCTGGCGGCCGCCGTCCGGACCGGCGGGATCGAGGGGGTGCGCGACGCGTTCCTGGCCGAACTGCGACGCGACGAACCCACGCTCGCACTGTCGGATAGGGCGACCCGGTTCTGGGCGGTGGTCGACGGAAGCCCCGCGCTCCAGGCCCGACTGCGGCACATCGGGGAGTTGGCCGAGCAGGCGCTGGCGGAGGCACTGGTCGACGACCCGATGCCGCGGATCACCGCGGCCGTGCTGGCGGGGGTGGACCGGGCGCTGCACGACGAGATCCGCCGCCGCACGCTCGCGGGCGAGCCCCCGGCGGACATCCGTTCGGCGGTCGGAGATCTGACCGAACGGGCTTACGACCGGGTGCTCGACGGCCTCCGGACGCGCTGA
- a CDS encoding alpha/beta hydrolase — protein MTELAVTLHDGTTLTATVTGTGPAVVLPVRTSPHDEATAENMRQWGADPDLGATLVHGLSDRFRVIAADYEGHRLEHPAAGTLTPDNLAADLLAIADAAGADRFAYYGYSWLALAGLQLAVRTDRLWGLVMGGYPPAGGPYRAMLDVTRAAHEKASAPQEPAREPVTPGDWDAAGISVDDRVTAQFVTLYEALQDFDDTTAQKALSMPRLAFAGSEDDITYGPGWGDTVVTIAQPLTRHRDELTGQGWAVELLAGLDHMSGMHSSNVLPLLRDWLIANAPHPAG, from the coding sequence GTGACCGAGTTGGCTGTGACCCTGCACGACGGCACCACCCTGACGGCGACCGTCACCGGGACGGGACCCGCGGTGGTGCTGCCGGTCCGGACTTCACCCCACGACGAGGCGACAGCGGAGAACATGCGCCAGTGGGGCGCGGACCCCGACCTCGGCGCGACGCTCGTGCACGGGCTCTCCGACCGGTTCCGGGTGATCGCCGCCGACTACGAGGGCCATCGCCTGGAGCACCCGGCGGCCGGGACGCTGACCCCGGACAACCTCGCCGCCGACCTGCTCGCCATCGCGGACGCGGCCGGGGCGGACCGCTTCGCCTACTACGGGTATTCCTGGCTAGCCCTGGCAGGCCTTCAGCTCGCCGTGCGCACCGATCGGTTGTGGGGCCTGGTGATGGGCGGCTACCCACCCGCGGGTGGTCCGTACCGGGCGATGCTCGACGTCACGCGCGCGGCTCACGAAAAGGCGTCGGCACCACAGGAACCCGCCCGCGAGCCGGTAACCCCCGGTGACTGGGACGCCGCCGGGATCAGCGTCGACGACCGGGTGACGGCGCAGTTCGTCACGCTCTACGAGGCGTTGCAGGACTTCGACGACACCACGGCCCAGAAGGCGCTTTCCATGCCCCGCCTCGCCTTCGCCGGCAGTGAGGACGACATCACCTACGGCCCCGGCTGGGGCGACACGGTCGTCACGATCGCCCAACCGCTCACCCGGCACCGCGACGAGCTGACCGGCCAGGGCTGGGCCGTCGAACTCCTCGCCGGACTCGACCACATGAGCGGCATGCACAGCTCGAACGTCCTGCCGCTGCTGCGCGACTGGCTGATCGCGAACGCCCCGCACCCGGCCGGATAG
- a CDS encoding MFS transporter — protein MLDRPASFLVAGAAGDATLTAASAPSPLYPVYQRLWGFSSFTLTVVFAVYVFALLTALLTVGSLSDRVGRRPVASAALVLLALGMLLFTVAGGPGGLMAARIVQGLAVGAAAGTTTAMIMDSAPDPRFGSMVSSAVPPLGIAIGAVLAGALVEFAPLPRQLVFWILAVVHLVLAALVWLIPERARPESTSRESVLRSLLPSAGLPAATRPVFFALVPSIAATWALGGLYLSLGSSVLGSVLDVRSHFVVGIVLGAFFAAGVAGTVVSTVLPPRLREWFGYGTLAAGVLLTIEAMLMGALPLYVVGSVVAGIGFGAVFRFAVSALGEAAPAAQRGQVFATMYIVSYLAFSVPALAAGLAVVRFGLKPTAVVYGALEVALVLLAAVAGIVRARREVALVRT, from the coding sequence GTGCTCGACCGTCCAGCCTCGTTCCTCGTCGCCGGGGCCGCGGGCGACGCGACGCTGACGGCGGCCTCGGCGCCATCGCCGCTCTACCCCGTCTACCAGCGCCTCTGGGGCTTCTCGTCGTTCACGCTGACGGTCGTCTTCGCCGTCTACGTCTTCGCGTTGCTCACCGCCCTGCTGACCGTCGGCTCTCTCTCCGACCGGGTGGGGCGTCGGCCCGTCGCCTCCGCGGCCCTGGTGCTCCTCGCGCTGGGCATGCTGCTCTTCACGGTCGCCGGAGGTCCCGGCGGACTGATGGCCGCGCGGATCGTGCAGGGCCTCGCCGTCGGCGCCGCCGCGGGCACCACCACCGCCATGATCATGGATTCGGCGCCGGACCCGCGGTTCGGCTCGATGGTCAGCAGCGCGGTCCCGCCACTGGGAATCGCGATCGGCGCGGTCCTCGCCGGCGCCCTGGTCGAGTTCGCACCCCTCCCGCGCCAACTCGTCTTCTGGATCCTCGCCGTGGTCCACCTGGTGCTCGCGGCGCTCGTGTGGCTGATCCCCGAACGCGCCCGCCCCGAGTCGACGTCGCGGGAATCGGTCCTGCGGTCGCTCCTGCCGAGCGCCGGGCTTCCGGCCGCCACGCGGCCCGTCTTCTTCGCGCTGGTCCCGTCGATCGCCGCGACGTGGGCGCTCGGCGGCCTGTACCTGTCGCTGGGGTCGTCGGTGCTCGGCTCCGTCCTCGACGTGCGCAGCCATTTCGTCGTGGGAATCGTGCTCGGGGCGTTCTTCGCCGCGGGGGTGGCGGGCACCGTCGTCTCGACAGTCCTCCCGCCTCGACTCCGCGAGTGGTTCGGCTACGGGACCCTCGCCGCCGGCGTCCTGCTCACGATCGAGGCGATGCTGATGGGCGCGTTGCCGCTCTACGTGGTCGGGTCGGTGGTCGCCGGGATCGGCTTCGGCGCGGTGTTCCGGTTCGCCGTGAGCGCGCTCGGCGAGGCGGCGCCCGCCGCCCAGCGGGGGCAGGTGTTCGCGACGATGTACATCGTCAGCTACCTCGCGTTCAGCGTGCCCGCGCTCGCGGCCGGGCTTGCCGTCGTGCGGTTCGGGCTCAAGCCGACCGCTGTCGTGTACGGGGCGCTGGAGGTCGCGCTGGTTCTGCTCGCGGCGGTCGCGGGGATCGTCCGGGCCCGCCGAGAGGTGGCACTGGTTCGCACCTGA